A region of the Pseudophryne corroboree isolate aPseCor3 unplaced genomic scaffold, aPseCor3.hap2 scaffold_569, whole genome shotgun sequence genome:
ACACCCTCCCACCCATAGAATCAAACACTATTACGGGCCACAAATTTACCAGTTATTACTTTAAAGCTGTATGCaaggctattggccctcattctgagttgatcgcagcagcaagaaagttagtaattgggcaaaaccatgtgcactgcaggaggggtagatataacatgtgtagagagagttagattttggtggggtgtgttcaatctgcaatctaatttgcagtgtaaaaataaagcagccagtatttaccctgcacagaaacaaaataacccacccaaatctaactctctctgcacatgatatatctgcttcccctgcagtgcacattgttttgcccaattgctaactttcttgctgctgcgatcaactcagaatgagggccattgtaaattTAATATTGGTCATCTGTATGTTTGTCTTGCTGTCCTTGATGTGATAATTGCTGCTCTTACACTACATACATCTCTTGCTGTGTTACTTGTTCTTCCCCACCTTGATTTAATTGATGCTCCTCTGTTGTTATTCCCTGATTCGGTAGTGCATATGTCCCAAAAGCCAAATCTGTTGATTGAAGGTGATATTGCCTTGCCATGTTGTCATCTGTAGTGTTAGTTGTTTGTGGTTCTGTATTTTGTCTTCTTTGCTGATGTGGTGTTTCAATGTTGGTTTCCCCACGTGTTTGTGTGCTTGTTCCGGATGTCTGTGGTATTGAGGTGTAAATTTCTCTTCCTTGATTGATCATGAGCTGAAGGAGGTTGGCTATCATCCTGGAGTTGGTAACAGAATCATACTGCCATACCACCATATGTTGTATACTCTGTTGAATTTGCTGTGACTGACAATTAAATATTTGCTGATTTTCATTCATATGGCTTAATAACGAGGTAATCGAAGAAAGTGCATTTCCTTGTGACTGCTGTGTGGTTGTTATTTCATCTAACCGTTGCTGCATTTTTGTCAATGTCTGTTGCATGTTATCCAATTTGTTTTCTATTCTCTGTATATCTTCTTTCATTTGTTGCTCCATGCACCCCATTCTTTCACTGATGGTATCATGGTTTCCATCtgcatgtaaattaaaaaaaaatctaaaattctTTTTTTATATGTTAAAAATTAACAGTAGGAAGTTTTTAAAAATAATACCTGTCCCATGCAATGTTTCCGTGTTCTCTTGCTCTATTGTTGCGGTCGCCTGCAATGTTGGCAAAGTCTCATGCATTATTCCCTGTTGAACAGTTGGACTGATGTCCTGTGCTATATTGTCCTGTTCTGTTATCACTGTTACATGCCTTGAATCCTCCTGTACGTTTTGCCTAGTGTCATGGACCGTGTCCTCATGTTGTGTTGTCCCTTTCAAATGCTGTGATTCCTCCTCTGTTGTTTGcattgtttcatgcactgtgtcttGATTAAGTCTTATGACATTTTCTTGAAGGGTTTCATGATGATATATTGCCTTTCTTTTAGGCAATGTGGCCTCCACCAAATTTGGTATGGGCTCATTCTCAATAGCCTCTTGCATTGTTGTTCCGTGCTCATGCACATTTTCTTCTGGAGCCGTTGTGCCTGTGACCTGCACAGTTGTCTCCTGCGTTGTGGTTCTTGCCTCCTTTTCAATGTTCTCCTCCAAAGTGTCCTGTTGTCTAAAGGACACTCTTCTACGTCGCTTGCTCATGGTATCTGTAACAAAAATTTAAATTACATTATCTTTATTAAAAACCATTCTTAAAACAATTAAGACCTTCAGGATTTTAGGTATCTAAGAGTATAACAAAACATTATGTATTCAatcatagtggattgctgcagcTAATATGTCAGCAGTTGTGAAAAACAATGTGCATTGCAGTAGTAGTAGATTAAAAATAACATAGAATTGTATTTGTGTGTCATAATTTATGGACATATAAAAAACTGACTTCATTATAGTCAAATTGCAATTTATGCATATTATACATACCACACACAAATGTAATTCTTTTTACACATGTTATATCCACttctccctgctgtgcatattattTTTTACAATTTATATAAATTTGGCAGCACCAACCatgtctgaaatcagtataaattaaaaaaatatgaaCTTTTTTACGGCAACTGTTTACACGTAATGATTTATATATATTGAGCATAATATTGTTTGATTAAGGCCCAATTTTTTACATCTCTAATATTTTTTAATTTTGtaattaaaaatacatataatatataacatAATAATTGGTTATTAATTTATTACCTTCGGGATCTGACAAAGCTGGTGAATGTTTCTTCTTGGATGAATCAGACTTTGTTGGAGTCCCCTTCTTATTTTTTGAAACTGTTTTGATGCTCTTCTGTTGTTTTGctgcacatgtaaaatataaatagTACAAATGAGTGAACATATAtatttagcaatatatatatatagcaatatatatatatatatatatattgcatagacAGGCTGCACTCTTGGCATTTGAAATAAAGACAGACAGGCAAGTCTGTCTGTTTTTATTTCAAACGCAGGAAGTTCTTCCTGTCTCTGAAATATATATCATTGGACACAGCATCTTTGTTAACATTGTTAGGACACCGGCAATAAGATCTGATTTCATGTACCTTTGTTACTTGTGAGgtctgtgcttatatatatatatatatatatatatgtgtttggttttttaattattatatctaaaaaaaaatttttattcacCTGTACTGCTAGGTGCTGCACTTTCTTCATGGTGTACCAGCCGAAAATAATCCTTACACTTTTTCTCCCATGTTTTCTGTAACTTATGTCCTGCTTGGATCTTATTGTTAGTTACCCTCCTGCAGTCTCTGAGTCTTTTTTTGATGCTGGACACTGTTCGCTCTGCATTCCCTGCACAAGACACATTTCTTGATATTTTCTCCCATGTTGTAATGTTGAAGCGGTTGTGTTCATCTCTATATTTTGACCCAAATAGTTGCATGTTAAATTTAATTACATCATCAATGAGAGTTTCAGTCTCATCATCTGTGAATTTAGGTGCCCTGGTgcttgttccctcctctgccgatTCCTCTTCCTCCTGTGAATCTCTATTTACATGATGCTGCGTTCTTTTTTCAAGATCATCTTCGCTCTGTCTccttggttggttggtattttcttGTTCTTCAGTTAAAGATAGGGAACAATGTATTCTTTGCTCCTCCTCCATTTGTTATAACTGTAAATTACATTAAATATATTGATATTTAATAATACTTAATCTAAAGATTTTCATTATAGTAAATACAatatttatattgtaataataataTTTTGTTTTCAATTACCCAATAGTAAAATTTAGAAATGAAAATCTGAAATTATATTGGTTTTATAAATGTGAATACATATTTCGATGTGTATTTTTACCTTATAAGATATAACATTATTTGTGTATATTTGTTGACCAATAATTTTTAAGGATATATTGACACGAATAATATTTTATATCTAAAAAATACAGCATATAACaaaaatattaaatatttattttataatcttTATTACATCTTTAGATTTCAGAAAACAATAACACTATATTAATTAATACACATGACAAACtttctatatatacaggttgagtatcccttatccaaaatgcttgggaccagaggtattttggatatcggatttgtccgtattttgtaataattgcataccataatgagatatcatggtgatgggacccaagtataagcacagaatgcagttatgttacatatacaccttatacacacagccggaaggtaattttagcccatATTTTTAGTGACTTtgggcattgaacaaagtgtatctacatttacacaattcatttatgtttcatatacaccttatacacacagcctgaaggtcatttaatacaatatttttaatagctttgtgtattaaacaaagtttgggtacattgagccatcagaaaacaagggtttcactatctcactctcactccaaaaagtcagtATTtataaatatttggatatgggatactcaacctgtataacatttgtCAATTGTTCAACACTGAAAATCAAGAATAACATGTTTCAGCTTTAAATAGAtcaattattaaaataaaaatagcaaTATAGTACAGTTATTAAATTGTAATCCATGTTATATATGTATAATTGTAACACATGCACTAATGTATTACCACTGTAACCTAAGGCACATTTATATCTAACCAAATCTAACTAAACCACAACAGCAGTAGTATTCTTACATCCACaaccataatatatctatatatatatatatatatatatatatatatataaagcgtggCACTATAGTTCCACATTTACATGatacacctttatatatatatgtaattagcaTAAATAGGCACCGGTATAGTATTTCACAGATAGAAATCTACATTATATGTATCACAGTAGCAAATTCgaggatatatacacatatatatataggatgCACCTCAATATATAGAGAAtaatatagaaaaaatatatattttaggatTATGCAATGCTTTAACAATAAATAATAGATTAATATCTAGTTGTATTTTTATCATACACACACAATAGGAATAAAGCTTGCAGTATTAGCACAAAAAATATACATACACCACCCAGTTGTGTTGCACCTTATACAATGTCAACTGTAGTGGTAGAACGCACATAtatagtgccgcttatatatagtCCATAGTAtttgtgtcccttatgcaatgcacccattagtagtgcctcttatgtccaCAATAATGATAAACCTTCCTAAGTAGCCCTTTTATAATGCCCTTATTAGTATTAAAACCATTATTTATTGCATTAAAGCCAATCACCTTGTATAGTATTGTCCATAGCAGTAATGTTGCAGGTATTAATTCCCAGTCAGTTATCCTCAGTTGTTATGAATCTGTATTcaacccagtggtaatgtccccaagTTGTTTAGCATTACTGGGGTTTGCACAACTGTAGGTTTATAAAAATTATTAATGTCCACAGTATAAATGTACCCTTTACTTTGGCCACATTTTTTTCCAAACATTATTAATTCCAAACTGTATTTAGCAAAACATTAGTTTGCCATCTTGTACtctgccctcttgtagtttgcagCACAGTAGTATGCCCCGATTATGTTAGATCAAATTTTTTACACTATTACAAACATTATAATACATTAATTTCTAAATCCTAAATAAAAACCACTCAGATCATATTCTACAAGCAACGCTACTGCATACGTCCGCTGCAGTCCTCATTCCGTCCTCTCCTcttcact
Encoded here:
- the LOC135033261 gene encoding uncharacterized protein LOC135033261; this translates as MEEEQRIHCSLSLTEEQENTNQPRRQSEDDLEKRTQHHVNRDSQEEEESAEEGTSTRAPKFTDDETETLIDDVIKFNMQLFGSKYRDEHNRFNITTWEKISRNVSCAGNAERTVSSIKKRLRDCRRVTNNKIQAGHKLQKTWEKKCKDYFRLVHHEESAAPSSTAKQQKSIKTVSKNKKGTPTKSDSSKKKHSPALSDPEDTMSKRRRRVSFRQQDTLEENIEKEARTTTQETTVQVTGTTAPEENVHEHGTTMQEAIENEPIPNLVEATLPKRKAIYHHETLQENVIRLNQDTVHETMQTTEEESQHLKGTTQHEDTVHDTRQNVQEDSRHVTVITEQDNIAQDISPTVQQGIMHETLPTLQATATIEQENTETLHGTDGNHDTISERMGCMEQQMKEDIQRIENKLDNMQQTLTKMQQRLDEITTTQQSQGNALSSITSLLSHMNENQQIFNCQSQQIQQSIQHMVVWQYDSVTNSRMIANLLQLMINQGREIYTSIPQTSGTSTQTRGETNIETPHQQRRQNTEPQTTNTTDDNMARQYHLQSTDLAFGTYALPNQGITTEEHQLNQGGEEQVTQQE